Sequence from the Maribellus comscasis genome:
GAAAATTGGGCCTGAATTATATTTGCTATTCTCACCCATGACGTAAGAGAGTTTTAAGGTTGTTTTGGATTAAGTTTCTACGGAGCAACTCCATCTCTTGTTGTGAACCTGTTCGATGTGAAACATATTGACCGAAAGACCAACCTATAGGAGTTTCTTTCACGTCAAATAATTCAAGTTCCCCTGAATGTAAATCAATCTTTAGTCCATACTCGCTGATCTTTTCTTTTTGCTCTTGTTCCATATTTTGCTCTTTTATACTTCATTTCTTTAATAAAATTTACTCATGACAATAGAAGAAGTAATAAAAGGAACCATTAGAAATTCTGCATATCTTCAGCCAACTCTGATGGGAAATAATAAATCTCGCGTCCCATACGATGGTATCTCACTTTACCTAGCTTTCGATAACTTGACATACTTTGACGAGACTTTTTGTAAAGCTTACAAGCTTCCTTTTCAGATATTGGCTGTTTGCCAATGTCCAAGTCTTGAATTAATTTTTTCGCTGTTTTTTCAGCAATATCCTCGCCGAAATTCCTTAATACTTCGGGGGTTACAGTAATCTGCAAGCTTGTTCCGACGGGTGCTGTTTTTACTAATTCTTCGAACGACATCTTTATAATTTTAGTTATTAAATGGCACAAAAAAAGCCTTGACCACCGACTGATGGTAAGGCTTAAACGTTATCTCAAAAATACTTGTACGCTAACGAAGATAAAAGGAAAAACAAACAGAGTTATGAGCAGGGTTATTAACCGTGGTGTCCAAAAGCGTTAAACAATAGTTAGGCTGACTTTACAACTTTCAATACTTCATTTATGCTTTTCGTTTGTTCAAGGTTCTGTCGCAATGCTTGTTTATCTTCATCTATATATCGTTTTAAAGTTTTATAGTCTGTATGTCCAGTTATTTCCATCACCTGGTTAACTGGCATTTTGTAAATGTTTAATAAAATTGACACACATGTTCTCCGGGCCATATGTGAAGAAATCGCTTTATGAAGTGGTTTTACAATTTCAATTTTCTGAGTTCCCTGGTAACGGGTGATTTTGACTGTACGGTTTAATTCTGCCTTCTCTGCGGCCAGTTTAATATAGTCATTAAATTTCTGGTTGCTTATTTCGGGAAGTTTGTAATCGTACTTTTTCAAGATATCAAGTGCCGGTGCTGCATACCCCACAAGTGGTATAATAGTTTCCTTCTTGGTTTTGTAAGCTTTAAATATCCAGGTATCACTATCTAAATCCTCCTTTTTAAATGCTGAGATATCTGACCATCGTTGCCCGGTAAAAGCGCCAAAACAAAAAATATCTCTTACTCGTTCTAAACTTTCATGTTCGCTTAAATCTTTGTTGTATAGCGTTCTTAGTTCCTGAAGGGAAAGAGTCACAATATCCAGGTTTGAATCACGCTTTGCCCTAAACTCAGAGTGCTGGAAGATTGTATTTGAATGCTTTCTACGTTCGTAACTCCATTTTAAGAAGTTCTTTAAATTTTCAATATACTTTGCCACGGTATCATCCCTAAATCCGGATTCTTCTGACTTCTGATTTTTTGCTTCATATTGCAAATAGTGTTTATAAGCGTCAATAAAATCCAAATCAATAGTTTCGAAGGTAAACCGACGATAGTATCGCTCTGTATATTTCTTAAGTAAATTTTTGGATGTTTCAAATTTTTGGATTGTCCGGTGACTAAGCTCGTTCTTTTTCCTTCGAATAAACTCATCGTAAACAAGGAAAAAGCTGTTCTCATCATTAAATTTCGGTGCCTGATTGTCGGAAACAAACTCCTGAATATTCATTCTGATTTCTTCGAATGATATGAGAGAATTTTCATTCATTAAATGATTATATTCTCCCTGAACATCCCTTAGGAGATTCCCTAACCGTTGATTAAACGCCTGCGCTCCCGGAGCCTGCCATTTTAATTGCTGACGGGTAAAATCCCAATGAACAGGAAACACCTGCAGGTCCGTTTTGCATTTAAATCTGTGTTTCCGGTCAAAACTCACAAATAATAGAACCGGTGTTTGTTCAGGATTCAGCAATGATTTGATATCCCTTTTTTCTTTTTTCCTCTCTTTTAATTCTTCCATAACTCCCTTTTTATAAGGGGTTCGTAGTACAAAACTGTAATTTGCCATGTGATCTATAAAATGTGTCCCACGTGTCTCAAATAACTTATTTCTTTTTTAATGTGAGTATAATTATCTGAAATACAGGTCATAAATATAATAATTTTGAGACATATATAGGACACAATCAGTTTACATTTTCACATATTTTATTAACCACGATGTAAAACAAACGAACCAAAATACGACATTAATAACTGAATTATAGATATTTAATTGTAGAACAAAGAATATATACGTTAATAAAAAGTAGCGCTGCCCCCGCTACTTGGAAAGCCGGTTTTTAGCCGGCTTTTTATTTTCTATACAATCCTTTTTCC
This genomic interval carries:
- a CDS encoding tyrosine-type recombinase/integrase — protein: MEELKERKKEKRDIKSLLNPEQTPVLLFVSFDRKHRFKCKTDLQVFPVHWDFTRQQLKWQAPGAQAFNQRLGNLLRDVQGEYNHLMNENSLISFEEIRMNIQEFVSDNQAPKFNDENSFFLVYDEFIRRKKNELSHRTIQKFETSKNLLKKYTERYYRRFTFETIDLDFIDAYKHYLQYEAKNQKSEESGFRDDTVAKYIENLKNFLKWSYERRKHSNTIFQHSEFRAKRDSNLDIVTLSLQELRTLYNKDLSEHESLERVRDIFCFGAFTGQRWSDISAFKKEDLDSDTWIFKAYKTKKETIIPLVGYAAPALDILKKYDYKLPEISNQKFNDYIKLAAEKAELNRTVKITRYQGTQKIEIVKPLHKAISSHMARRTCVSILLNIYKMPVNQVMEITGHTDYKTLKRYIDEDKQALRQNLEQTKSINEVLKVVKSA